Proteins found in one Desulfovibrio porci genomic segment:
- a CDS encoding tripartite tricarboxylate transporter TctB family protein yields MTNAQRENYGYGGMAVASLVLLLWLIPSYSPEYPGYGVPATLVPNLAAGFILLLALLGLARNMLKARRLRRSGEAAGAGAAPAAGGVAWGHLLRFMLPCALLMPAMSRLGFIPSGVAFMLLIQWFCGQRKPVVMALTALVPVLTVWALMRFGLGVPMP; encoded by the coding sequence ATGACCAACGCGCAAAGGGAAAATTACGGCTACGGCGGCATGGCTGTGGCGAGCCTGGTTCTGCTGCTCTGGCTTATTCCCTCCTATTCCCCCGAATACCCCGGCTACGGCGTGCCCGCCACACTGGTGCCCAATCTGGCGGCCGGCTTCATCCTGCTGCTGGCCCTGCTGGGGCTGGCGCGCAACATGCTGAAAGCCCGGCGTCTCCGCCGGTCCGGCGAAGCCGCCGGGGCGGGCGCGGCCCCGGCGGCGGGGGGCGTGGCCTGGGGGCATCTGCTGCGCTTCATGCTGCCCTGCGCTCTGCTCATGCCCGCCATGTCCCGTTTGGGTTTTATTCCTTCGGGGGTGGCCTTCATGCTGTTGATCCAGTGGTTCTGCGGCCAGCGCAAGCCCGTGGTTATGGCGCTGACGGCCCTTGTGCCGGTGCTGACGGTCTGGGCGCTGATGCGTTTCGGCTTGGGCGTGCCCATGCCGTAG
- a CDS encoding tripartite tricarboxylate transporter substrate binding protein: MKKILLLTVLCVCVAFPALAGNWPERPVKMLTMVNPGAQIDLLTRSLAEALKEGLGQPVLVTNMPGGSHGSVMATELATAKADGYTLGVAATAAFTYSPYFAHTRYTVDDFTYLSLLGLNQSGIVCKPDRPWTTLKEAFAWAGKEGKGLTYMFQGSDDRDAMSRIAAREGVKLSLMPSTGGPSVISAVMGGHADLGHVGAILFDYVQGGKLKLLAASTPVRLTPLPEVPTLREQGWDEAVEMYIVLVGPKNLPADVRERLNAAVAALKNNQGFQTFIHEKLRMGPVEFGPEHAVDYMKRTAARNAAQAKETAGAGK, encoded by the coding sequence CCCGGTGAAGATGCTGACCATGGTCAATCCCGGCGCGCAGATCGACCTGCTTACCCGTTCCCTGGCCGAGGCCCTCAAGGAGGGGCTGGGGCAGCCGGTGCTGGTCACCAACATGCCCGGCGGTTCCCACGGCAGCGTCATGGCTACTGAACTGGCTACGGCCAAAGCCGACGGCTATACCCTCGGCGTGGCGGCCACGGCGGCGTTCACCTATTCGCCGTATTTCGCGCACACCAGATACACGGTGGACGACTTCACCTATCTGAGTCTTCTGGGTCTGAACCAGAGCGGCATTGTCTGTAAGCCGGACCGTCCGTGGACAACGCTGAAAGAGGCTTTCGCCTGGGCCGGAAAGGAGGGCAAGGGCCTGACCTACATGTTCCAGGGCTCGGACGACCGCGACGCCATGAGCCGCATCGCGGCCAGGGAAGGCGTCAAGCTTTCCCTCATGCCCAGCACGGGCGGGCCTTCGGTCATTTCAGCCGTCATGGGCGGTCATGCGGACCTGGGGCATGTGGGGGCCATCCTGTTTGACTACGTGCAGGGGGGCAAGCTCAAGCTGCTGGCGGCTTCCACGCCGGTGCGCCTGACGCCCCTGCCCGAGGTGCCTACCCTGCGTGAACAGGGCTGGGATGAGGCCGTGGAAATGTACATCGTGCTTGTGGGGCCCAAAAATCTGCCCGCGGATGTGCGGGAACGCCTGAATGCGGCGGTGGCCGCCCTGAAGAACAACCAGGGATTTCAGACCTTCATCCACGAAAAACTGCGCATGGGCCCGGTGGAGTTCGGTCCGGAACACGCTGTGGACTACATGAAGCGCACCGCCGCGCGCAATGCGGCCCAGGCCAAAGAAACGGCCGGAGCCGGAAAGTAG